In Kiritimatiellaceae bacterium, the genomic window CGCTTTGCGGCCGTAGGAACCGTCGTCGGTGCAGATAATCAGTTTGTCGGCAATGGCACGCATTTCGTTTTCGAGAATCAGAAGTTCTTTGTTCCGTGCTCCCATGATGATGATCACTTCATTTCCGGCAGCTTTCATGGCTTGTGCGATGGGGTGGAGCGGGGCAACGCCGATTCCGCCGCCGACGCAAATGACACGTCCGAACTTTTCAATATGAGTCGGCTGGCCGAGCGGGCCGACGAGATGTTCGACGGTATCGCCGACGTTTTTCAGCGCCAGCAGATGCGTGGTGCGTCCGACCGCCTGAAAGATGATGGTGATGGAACCTTCGACCGGATCGGCGTCGGCAATCGTCAGCGGGATTCGTTCGCCGAAATGACTGTTGAGTTGAAGGATGACGAATTGTCCGGCACGCCGCTCACGGGCAATCAGCGGAGCTTCGATGCGCATTTGGAACACTTCGCCGGAGAGCTGTTTTTTAAAAAGTATGCGGTTCATAGGGGGCGGATTGTAGGGGAGAGGAAGGGCAATATTCAATACTCAATGTTCAATGCCCGGCGGGGAGGGTTACAAAATCATTCAGCGGAGCAGGAGCGTCCGGGACGAATTACAGAAGTTTTTGAAGATCGGTTTGCGACAGGTCACAATCTTTCAATATTTTTGCGAGCAATCCGCGCCCGCCGGATGTTGCTCGACCTCGAGACACAGCTCAATGGCTTCCCGGATGCGCTTCATCAGGGTATCCAGTGATTTTGCCTGAGTATGACAACCGTTCAGCTCGGGAACCGAGGCGACGAACCAGCCCTCCGCATCCTTTTCAATAACCACGTTGAATTCCTTCTTCATGGGTTTAACCGTAATAGTTTCTCTGTACGGAAACAAGGGTGAAGAATCGACGGTCAATGTGCGTAATTAAAATCCGCAGACAGTGCTGGAAAAACGGAGAGCAGGTGCGTATGGTGCCCCGTTTTCAGGTTGGATGTTCGGGCCGGAACAATGTATATTCTCAGCCCGATTGAAGACAGGTGAGGGGATAAGACGATGACGATCACAATGCTAAAGTCCAAGATTCACATGGCGACGCTGACCGGTACGGAACTGTACTACGAAGGCAGTATCACCATTGACCAGGATTTGCTGGACGCCGCCGGGATACTGGTTGGCGAACAGGTGCATGTGGTCAACCTGAACAATGGTAGCCGTCTGATCACCTACACCATTCCCGGCCAGCGCGGCTCCGGCATCGTCGAATTGAACGGCCCGGCCGCCCGTCTCGGATATGTCGGCGACAAGGTGGTCATCATCACCTATGCCCAGATGAACGAAGCGGAAGCCAGCGCCAATAAGCCGACGGTTCTGCTGGTGGATGAAAAAAACGCCATCCGCAAACCGTAACCGGGGCGAAAAACGTTGAAGCGGTCAGTCTGGCCGTTTAGATTCCGGGTATGAAAATAACGAAAACCGGCGGCCCGTTTCCTTTCACTGTATTTCTCGGCGCATTCCTTCTGTTCCAGATTCAGCCGATCATCGGAAAATACTTTCTCCCCTGGTTTGGCGGAGCCCCTGCCGTCTGGCTGACCTGTCTGATGTTTTTCCAGCTTTTGCTTCTCGGCGGTTATACCTACGCTCACTTTCTTCAGCGTCTTCCGTCCGGCAGACAATCTGCGCTGCATGTCGGCTTGCTGGTTGCGGCACTGGTGACGGGCGGACTGCTGGTTTTCGCGTGGGGGTCGCCGATTCTTCCCGGCGCGTCATGGAGGCCGGTTGCCGGTTCGGAACGCCCGACGGCGGATATTTTGCGGCTTCTGCTGATCAGTGTCGGCCTTTCCTATTTTCTTCTTTCTACGAGCGCATCGCTTCTGCAGGCGTGGTCACACCGGATTCAGCCGGAACGCTCGCCGTACATTTTCTATGTGGTATCCAACACGGCATCCCTGCTGGCCCTGCTGAGTTATCCGTTTGTGGTGGAACCGCATTTAACGATTCGCGAACAGGCGTGGATATGGAGCGGCGGATTTCTGATCTATGCGGTGCTGTGCGCAGTTTGCTCTTCCATGGTTCGGAACGTGCCGGAAATAAAGCAGAAGGAATGTATTCAGAGTGAAACACATTCCAAACGCCATCCGATTCTGTGGACGCTTCTTTCGTTCGGCGGAGTGCTGGCGCTGATGGCGGTCACCAATCAAATGACGCAGGACATTCCGCCGGTTCCGTTTCTATGGATATTGCCACTGTCCATTTATCTACTCAGCTACATCCTCGGCTTCATGGAAAAACTGCGCGGCTGGCAGGATGTTTATGTTTACCTTCTGCTATGTGCTTTTGGTGCGGCGTGGTACCTGATGCGAGGAGGACTGGAACTGGAAATCCGGAATCAGATTGCCGCGTACAGCTTCATCCTGCTGGCCATCTGTCTTTTCTGTCACAACGCACTGTATCGTGCAAAACCGGATCCGAAGCACCTGACCGGCTTTTATCTCTGCATTTCACTGGGCGGCGCGCTGGGCGGACTGTTCACGGTGCTGGCGGCACCGTTTCTCTTCAAAGGATACTGGGAATATCAGCTGGTGCTCATCCTGTCCGGTGCGCTGGCCGTTTATTTTATCTACACCGACGCAGAAACCCGCAAAACCTTCCGGGTCGTTCGGCACGCCTTTCCGGTTCTGCTGGCGGCGTTTGCCGTGTTTCTCGGTTCCGGCATTGTGAAAGAACTGCGCCGCTCGGTTTACATAGAGCGAAACTTTTTCGGCTGTGTGCGGGTGGCGAAAGAAATCAACAACGGCATCCCGATCTACAGTCTGCTGCACGGGAAAATCAACCACGGCATGCAGATCGACCACCCGAAATTCCGTACCCGTCCGACCACCTACTTCACCGCCAACAGCGGGGTGGGGCTGGCCATGCAATTGAAGCAGCAGAATCCGGAACCCATGCGCGTCGGGATTCTTGGGCTTGGCATTGGAACGCTGGCGGTTTATGGAAGAACCGGCGATGTGTACCGGCTCTACGAAATTGATCCCGCCGTGATCAAGCTGGCGCAAAACAGCCCGTGGTTTTCGTTCCTGAAAGACTCCAAAGCCGGAATCGAAGTTGTTCAAGGCGACGGACGCATCTCGCTCGAACGGGACCCGGCCAACCGGTTCGATGTTCTGGTGCTGGATGCTTTCACTGGCGACTCGCCTCCGGCGCATCTTTTAACGCTCGAAGCTTTTGGGCTCTATTTAAATCATCTGGCCGACGGCGGCGTTATTGCGGTCAACATTTCCAACCGCTACCTTGACCTCCTGCCGGTGCTGGTACAGGTCAGGAACCATTTCAACCTGAACGCGGCCTACATCACCACACCGGGCGACATGAAAATCAGCGCCAACGCCCAGTGGGTTCTCCTCAGCCGTGATGCGGAATGGTTGCGCCAACCGGCGATTGCTCAGGTTGATTCGCTTAAAAACCAGATGGTTCGCGACATCCGGCCATGGACCGATGACTACAGCAACCTGCTGAGCGTGATGAAATAGGGCGATTTGTGCGACGGATACCCTTATCTGTCGGTTTCCCA contains:
- a CDS encoding sulfide/dihydroorotate dehydrogenase-like FAD/NAD-binding protein; translated protein: MNRILFKKQLSGEVFQMRIEAPLIARERRAGQFVILQLNSHFGERIPLTIADADPVEGSITIIFQAVGRTTHLLALKNVGDTVEHLVGPLGQPTHIEKFGRVICVGGGIGVAPLHPIAQAMKAAGNEVIIIMGARNKELLILENEMRAIADKLIICTDDGSYGRKALVTAPLKELCEADPKPALAVAIGPPVMMKFCAETTRPYGVHTMVSLNTIMVDGTGMCGGCRVTVGKETKFVCVDGPEFDGHLVDFDNMISRLKAYKPREDADHHRCHLEEEIEKVEDQKSNILRKQ
- a CDS encoding type II toxin-antitoxin system HicB family antitoxin; its protein translation is MKKEFNVVIEKDAEGWFVASVPELNGCHTQAKSLDTLMKRIREAIELCLEVEQHPAGADCSQKY
- a CDS encoding aspartate 1-decarboxylase, whose translation is MTITMLKSKIHMATLTGTELYYEGSITIDQDLLDAAGILVGEQVHVVNLNNGSRLITYTIPGQRGSGIVELNGPAARLGYVGDKVVIITYAQMNEAEASANKPTVLLVDEKNAIRKP
- a CDS encoding fused MFS/spermidine synthase: MKITKTGGPFPFTVFLGAFLLFQIQPIIGKYFLPWFGGAPAVWLTCLMFFQLLLLGGYTYAHFLQRLPSGRQSALHVGLLVAALVTGGLLVFAWGSPILPGASWRPVAGSERPTADILRLLLISVGLSYFLLSTSASLLQAWSHRIQPERSPYIFYVVSNTASLLALLSYPFVVEPHLTIREQAWIWSGGFLIYAVLCAVCSSMVRNVPEIKQKECIQSETHSKRHPILWTLLSFGGVLALMAVTNQMTQDIPPVPFLWILPLSIYLLSYILGFMEKLRGWQDVYVYLLLCAFGAAWYLMRGGLELEIRNQIAAYSFILLAICLFCHNALYRAKPDPKHLTGFYLCISLGGALGGLFTVLAAPFLFKGYWEYQLVLILSGALAVYFIYTDAETRKTFRVVRHAFPVLLAAFAVFLGSGIVKELRRSVYIERNFFGCVRVAKEINNGIPIYSLLHGKINHGMQIDHPKFRTRPTTYFTANSGVGLAMQLKQQNPEPMRVGILGLGIGTLAVYGRTGDVYRLYEIDPAVIKLAQNSPWFSFLKDSKAGIEVVQGDGRISLERDPANRFDVLVLDAFTGDSPPAHLLTLEAFGLYLNHLADGGVIAVNISNRYLDLLPVLVQVRNHFNLNAAYITTPGDMKISANAQWVLLSRDAEWLRQPAIAQVDSLKNQMVRDIRPWTDDYSNLLSVMK